AAGTAGCCGCCGCCCCACGCGCGTGGCACGCGGACTGGCCGCGTGTGCCGCGATCGTGGGGGCGTCGGCCGCGCTGATCGGGCAGGCACTCGATCCCTCGCTGCTGCTGGCGCCGACGAAGGACAGCTGGCCGTCCTATCACGGCGACTACTCGGGACGCCGGCACAGCGCGCTGACCCAGATCACGCCTGAGAACGTCCGGCAGCTCGGGCTGCAGTGGGTCTTCCAGACCGGCCGGCCCGATCAGCTCAAGGCCTCGCCGATCGTCGTCAACGGCGTCATCTACATCAGCGCGCCCGATCATCTGTGGGCGCTCGACGCGCGGTCGGGACGGCAGATCTGGCACTATACCCATCCTGAAAACCAGGCCTTCCACATCGGTCACCGGGGTGTGGCGGTGTACGGCGATCTCGTGTACCTCACCACCCCGGACGCCTACCTCATCGCGCTCGGCGCGAAAGACGGCAAAGTCCGGTGGAAGGTCACGATCGCCGACTGGAAGAAGGGCTACTGGTCGACGATGGCGCCGCTGCTGATCCGGAACCACCTGCTCGTCGGCGTGTCCGGAGATTTCGACAACCTGCCGGGCCTGCTGCAGTCGTTCGACCCGACCAACGGCGAGTTGCAGTGGACGTTCTATACGACCAAGGACGGACCCCACTTCGGCGGCCAGATGTGGATGACCGGCACCTACGATCCGGAGCTGAACCTGACGTACTGGGGCACCGGCAATCCGACGCCGGTGCTGAACGGTCCGGCGCGCCCCGGGCCCAACCTGTATACCAACAGCATCGTGGCGCTGAACCCGGAGACCGGGAAGCTCGTGTGGCATTTCCAGGCGACGCCGCACGACACGCACGACTGGGACGCGAACGAAGTCCCGGTGCTCGTCGACGGGACGTTCCGGGGGCAGCCGGCGAAGATGCTGATGCACGCCTCGCGCGGCGGCTATTTCTTCGTGCTCGATCGCGCCACCGGACGCAACCTCCTGACCCGGCCGTTCGGTCCGGTCAACTGGGCGAAGGGGATCGACGAGAAGGGACAGCCGATTCCCGATCCCGCCAAGGAGCCGTCGCGCGACGGCGTGCTGATGGCGCCGAACGAGGCCGGTCTGACCAACTACCGTTCGCCGAGCGTCGACACGC
The sequence above is a segment of the Vicinamibacterales bacterium genome. Coding sequences within it:
- a CDS encoding acido-empty-quinoprotein group A — its product is MARGLAACAAIVGASAALIGQALDPSLLLAPTKDSWPSYHGDYSGRRHSALTQITPENVRQLGLQWVFQTGRPDQLKASPIVVNGVIYISAPDHLWALDARSGRQIWHYTHPENQAFHIGHRGVAVYGDLVYLTTPDAYLIALGAKDGKVRWKVTIADWKKGYWSTMAPLLIRNHLLVGVSGDFDNLPGLLQSFDPTNGELQWTFYTTKDGPHFGGQMWMTGTYDPELNLTYWGTGNPTPVLNGPARPGPNLYTNSIVALNPETGKLVWHFQATPHDTHDWDANEVPVLVDGTFRGQPAKMLMHASRGGYFFVLDRATGRNLLTRPFGPVNWAKGIDEKGQPIPDPAKEPSRDGVLMAPNEAGLTNYRSPSVDTREGLFIVSAQDSYGIYFFKPEHGDYGWAGADYNIWGKGLLKAIDYQTGDIKWTKDLHGGAAGAGVLTTTTGVLFTGDSAGNAIALRTRDGATLWNSGIGRVGTAPVTYELDGRQYLLIGGGSSLFAFALPR